In one window of Prevotella fusca JCM 17724 DNA:
- a CDS encoding DNA topoisomerase 3 produces MIVCIAEKPSVAKDIARILGANKPCNGYMEGNNYQVTWTFGHLCELKEPNDYFTNWKYWSLAALPMIPPRFGIKLIEDEGIKKQFAVIEKLYHSAEMIINCGDAGQEGELIQRWVMQKAGVKCPVKRLWISSMTDEAIREGFANLKEQEQYQPLYLAGLSRAIGDWLLGMNATRLYTLKYGNNSYGRGQVLSIGRVQTPTLALIVRRQKEIDNFKPEPYWVLATVYRDTQFTATKGKFTSKEEGEKAFSTIEGKPFTIISITKKKGAEQPKQLYDLTSLQVDCNRKFGFSAEMTLNTIQTLYERKLTTYPRVDTQFLSDDIYPKCPQIMNGLFQVAFAGKKPYADIVKTLGGKPLPKTKRVFDSSKVTDHHAIIPTGVLPQGLTDAEQKVYDLIARRFIAAFYPDCKFSTTTVLGKVDEIEFKVSGKEILDLGWRVCLTPDSSQSGEGSEHRDNSGDKQTLTQDEHQTEHPTPLSSQKGGEGEALLPTFTKGESGPHTPTLTEKQTTPPKHYTEASLLRAMETAGKLVEDETLRAAMKENGIGRPSSRAGIIETLFKRHYIRRKRKNIEATETGIALIDTIHEKLLTSAELTGIWEKKLRDIEARKYDAAQFINELKEQLANIVNDVLADNSNRKIGQTEGHEGK; encoded by the coding sequence ATGATAGTTTGTATAGCAGAGAAACCCAGCGTTGCTAAAGATATAGCCCGAATCCTTGGAGCAAACAAGCCTTGTAACGGTTACATGGAGGGCAACAACTACCAGGTTACATGGACTTTCGGCCACCTTTGTGAGTTGAAGGAACCTAATGATTACTTCACCAACTGGAAGTATTGGAGTCTGGCTGCACTGCCGATGATACCACCGCGGTTTGGAATCAAGCTCATTGAGGACGAAGGCATCAAGAAGCAGTTTGCTGTCATTGAGAAGCTCTATCATTCTGCTGAGATGATTATCAACTGTGGTGACGCCGGCCAGGAAGGTGAATTGATTCAGCGTTGGGTGATGCAGAAAGCCGGTGTGAAGTGTCCGGTGAAGCGGTTGTGGATATCATCCATGACCGACGAGGCTATCCGTGAAGGCTTTGCCAATCTGAAAGAACAGGAACAATATCAACCGCTTTACCTTGCAGGACTTTCCCGTGCCATTGGCGACTGGCTGCTGGGAATGAACGCCACACGCCTTTATACCTTGAAATATGGCAACAACAGCTATGGCAGAGGACAGGTCTTGTCTATTGGTCGTGTACAGACACCAACCCTGGCACTCATCGTACGGCGCCAGAAAGAGATTGACAACTTCAAGCCAGAACCGTATTGGGTGCTGGCTACGGTCTATCGTGACACACAATTCACGGCAACAAAGGGTAAATTCACATCCAAGGAAGAGGGCGAAAAAGCTTTCTCTACGATTGAAGGAAAGCCTTTCACCATTATAAGTATAACCAAGAAGAAAGGGGCGGAACAGCCCAAGCAGCTTTATGACCTCACCTCACTGCAGGTGGATTGCAACCGCAAGTTCGGTTTCTCTGCCGAGATGACGCTCAATACAATTCAGACACTCTACGAGCGTAAGCTCACTACATATCCACGTGTTGACACACAGTTTCTCTCGGATGACATCTATCCGAAGTGTCCACAGATAATGAACGGACTCTTTCAGGTTGCCTTTGCCGGTAAAAAGCCCTATGCTGACATCGTGAAGACTTTAGGCGGCAAGCCATTGCCCAAGACAAAACGTGTTTTCGACTCTTCGAAGGTGACCGACCACCATGCTATCATTCCGACAGGTGTTCTGCCACAAGGACTGACAGATGCCGAACAGAAAGTCTATGACCTCATTGCCCGCCGATTCATCGCTGCGTTCTATCCCGATTGTAAATTCTCTACAACAACAGTATTGGGCAAGGTAGATGAGATTGAATTCAAGGTGTCAGGAAAGGAAATATTGGATTTAGGGTGGAGAGTCTGCCTCACTCCCGATTCCTCTCAGAGTGGAGAGGGAAGTGAACACCGTGATAACTCTGGTGACAAGCAGACTCTTACGCAAGATGAACACCAAACAGAACATCCCACTCCCCTATCCAGTCAGAAAGGAGGCGAGGGAGAGGCACTCCTACCAACTTTCACTAAAGGGGAATCAGGTCCGCACACTCCTACCCTCACTGAAAAGCAGACAACCCCTCCGAAGCACTATACAGAGGCTTCACTGCTCCGTGCGATGGAAACAGCGGGCAAACTTGTCGAAGACGAGACTTTGCGTGCTGCAATGAAGGAGAACGGTATCGGACGCCCGTCATCACGTGCAGGAATCATCGAGACACTCTTCAAACGTCACTATATCCGTCGTAAACGGAAGAACATAGAAGCTACTGAGACAGGTATTGCCCTCATTGATACAATTCACGAGAAACTCCTTACATCAGCTGAGCTGACGGGTATATGGGAGAAAAAACTCCGTGATATTGAAGCCAGAAAATACGATGCTGCACAATTCATTAACGAATTGAAGGAGCAGCTTGCCAATATTGTCAATGATGTGTTGGCTGACAATTCTAACCGAAAGATTGGTCAGACGGAGGGACACGAGGGGAAATGA
- the eno gene encoding phosphopyruvate hydratase, producing MKIEKVHAREILDSRGNPTVEVEVTLENGVMGRASVPSGASTGENEALELRDGDKNRFLGKGVLKAVENVNNVIAPALKGDCVLNQRAIDYKMLELDGTPTKSKLGANAILGVSLAVAQTAAKALNIPLYRYIGGSNTYTLPVPMMNIINGGAHSDAPIAFQEFMIRPVGAATEKEAIRMGAEVFHALAKLLKKRGLSTAVGDEGGFAPKFDGIEDALDSIIQSIKDAGYEPGKDVKIAMDCAASEFAVCEDGKWFYDYRQLKNGMPKDPNGKKLTADEQIAYLEELITKYPIDSIEDGLDENDWENWVKLTSTIGDRCQLVGDDLFVTNVKFLEKGIKMGAANSILIKVNQIGSLTETLEAIEMAHRHGYTSVTSHRSGETEDTTISDIAVATNSGQIKTGSMSRTDRMAKYNQLIRIEEELGACAKYGYTKLK from the coding sequence ATGAAGATTGAAAAAGTACATGCTCGCGAGATTCTTGACTCACGTGGCAATCCAACAGTTGAAGTAGAGGTAACTCTCGAAAATGGTGTAATGGGTCGTGCAAGCGTTCCATCTGGTGCATCTACCGGTGAGAACGAGGCTCTGGAGCTTCGTGATGGTGACAAGAACCGTTTCTTGGGTAAGGGTGTCCTCAAGGCTGTTGAGAACGTAAACAACGTTATCGCTCCTGCATTGAAGGGTGACTGCGTGCTGAACCAGCGTGCAATCGACTACAAGATGCTTGAGCTCGATGGTACTCCAACCAAGAGCAAGCTCGGTGCTAACGCTATCCTCGGTGTTTCTTTGGCTGTAGCTCAGACTGCTGCCAAGGCTCTGAACATTCCTTTGTATCGCTACATCGGTGGTTCTAACACTTACACCCTCCCAGTTCCTATGATGAACATCATCAACGGTGGTGCTCACTCTGACGCTCCTATCGCTTTCCAGGAGTTCATGATTCGTCCGGTAGGTGCTGCAACAGAGAAGGAAGCTATCCGCATGGGTGCTGAGGTATTCCACGCACTTGCTAAACTTCTGAAGAAGCGCGGTCTCTCTACCGCAGTAGGTGATGAGGGTGGTTTCGCTCCTAAGTTTGATGGTATCGAGGATGCACTTGATTCAATCATTCAGTCTATCAAGGACGCAGGTTACGAGCCAGGCAAGGATGTTAAGATTGCTATGGACTGTGCTGCTTCAGAGTTCGCTGTATGCGAGGATGGCAAGTGGTTCTATGACTACCGTCAGTTGAAGAACGGTATGCCTAAGGATCCTAACGGTAAGAAGCTCACTGCTGACGAGCAGATTGCTTACCTTGAGGAGCTTATCACTAAGTATCCTATCGACTCTATCGAGGATGGTCTCGATGAGAACGACTGGGAGAACTGGGTTAAGCTGACATCTACTATCGGTGACCGTTGCCAGCTCGTTGGTGATGACTTGTTCGTTACTAACGTTAAGTTCCTCGAGAAGGGTATCAAGATGGGTGCTGCAAACTCTATCCTTATCAAGGTTAACCAGATTGGTTCATTGACTGAGACTCTCGAAGCTATCGAGATGGCTCACCGTCACGGCTACACATCTGTTACTTCTCACCGTTCAGGCGAGACAGAAGATACAACCATCTCTGACATTGCAGTTGCAACAAACTCTGGTCAGATTAAGACTGGTTCTATGTCTCGTACAGACCGTATGGCTAAGTACAACCAGCTTATCCGTATTGAGGAGGAACTCGGTGCTTGCGCAAAGTACGGCTATACTAAGCTGAAGTAA
- the rpmA gene encoding 50S ribosomal protein L27: MAHKKGVGSSKNGRESASKRLGVKIWGGQKIVAGNIIVRQRGNKHFPGENVAQGKDDTLYALADGVVYFHKGKYNKSTVSVLSEEVYAAKTVKPEA; this comes from the coding sequence ATGGCACATAAAAAAGGTGTAGGTAGTTCTAAGAACGGTCGCGAATCAGCTTCAAAGCGTTTAGGTGTTAAGATCTGGGGTGGTCAGAAGATCGTTGCTGGTAACATCATTGTTCGTCAGCGCGGCAACAAGCACTTCCCAGGCGAGAACGTTGCACAGGGTAAGGACGACACATTGTATGCACTTGCAGACGGTGTTGTTTACTTCCACAAGGGCAAGTACAACAAGAGTACTGTTTCAGTCCTTTCTGAGGAAGTTTACGCTGCTAAGACTGTAAAGCCAGAAGCATAA
- the rplU gene encoding 50S ribosomal protein L21 translates to MYAIVEINGQQFKAEEGKKLFVNHIKDAEEGKAVEFDKVLLVDNNGAVTVGAPTVEGAKVVAEVVAPLVKGDKVIVFKMKRRKDYRKKNGHRTHFTQVEIKSINA, encoded by the coding sequence ATGTACGCAATTGTAGAAATTAACGGTCAGCAGTTCAAGGCTGAGGAGGGCAAAAAGCTCTTCGTAAACCACATCAAGGATGCGGAAGAAGGCAAGGCTGTTGAGTTTGACAAGGTTCTGTTGGTTGACAACAACGGAGCAGTCACAGTAGGCGCACCAACTGTTGAGGGCGCAAAGGTAGTAGCCGAGGTTGTAGCTCCTCTCGTAAAGGGCGACAAGGTAATCGTCTTCAAGATGAAACGTCGCAAGGACTACAGAAAGAAGAACGGTCATCGTACCCACTTCACTCAGGTAGAAATTAAATCAATTAACGCTTAA
- a CDS encoding NUDIX hydrolase codes for MDNKKQRSDEEMKWNTLSSEQLINRPWLKARRDTVQLPNGKVYDEYYVLSYPTWINVIAETEDGNIILERQYRHGLGVVSTEICAGVMEEGETPLQAAQRELEEETGYTGGVWQEIMTISPNPSTMDNLCHCFYAHGVKKTSRQHLDDTEDIEVLLYPKEEVKQMLLRGDFIQALMVAPLWKYFSINT; via the coding sequence ATGGATAATAAAAAGCAACGCAGTGATGAAGAGATGAAATGGAATACGCTCTCTTCCGAACAGCTTATTAACCGCCCCTGGCTGAAGGCACGGCGCGACACTGTCCAGCTGCCCAATGGAAAGGTGTATGATGAGTATTATGTACTTTCGTACCCAACATGGATAAACGTTATCGCCGAGACAGAAGACGGAAATATCATTTTAGAGCGTCAGTACAGGCATGGACTTGGCGTTGTTTCTACAGAAATATGTGCTGGGGTGATGGAAGAAGGAGAAACCCCACTACAGGCTGCACAACGCGAACTGGAAGAAGAAACGGGATATACAGGCGGTGTATGGCAGGAGATAATGACAATTTCTCCCAATCCAAGTACTATGGACAATCTCTGTCATTGTTTCTATGCTCACGGTGTGAAGAAGACGAGCAGGCAGCACCTTGATGATACAGAGGATATTGAGGTGTTACTCTATCCCAAAGAAGAAGTAAAACAAATGCTCCTTCGTGGCGATTTCATTCAGGCATTGATGGTTGCTCCCCTGTGGAAATACTTCTCTATCAACACCTAA
- a CDS encoding DUF4230 domain-containing protein, with protein MEKETPENIIIKNQKKGEKTEKKGLFKRILSFRKSRMLTLFILACLGTGLFLWLNSSNEISIEADQRIDITPTQIRQIQDIGQWEFLSINNEELIDTISRGFFSDAELVRIYYGTVRLGINLHKAKPHWIRVENDSVIVAKLPPIELLDTNFIDEAKSRSFFEKGNWSAADREQLYNRAYKKMLARCMTAANIKTAEENARQQFTQFLKAMGYKNVEVTITPR; from the coding sequence ATGGAGAAGGAAACACCTGAAAATATCATTATAAAGAATCAGAAGAAAGGTGAAAAGACGGAAAAGAAAGGTCTTTTTAAACGTATCTTGTCATTTCGCAAGAGCCGTATGCTCACGCTTTTCATTCTTGCCTGTCTGGGCACGGGGCTATTCCTATGGCTTAATTCATCCAATGAGATAAGTATAGAAGCCGACCAGCGTATTGACATTACACCCACACAGATACGACAGATACAAGACATCGGGCAATGGGAGTTCCTTTCTATCAATAATGAAGAACTCATTGACACGATAAGCCGTGGTTTCTTTTCTGATGCTGAACTTGTCCGCATCTATTATGGGACTGTGCGTTTAGGCATTAATCTTCATAAAGCCAAACCACATTGGATTCGTGTTGAGAACGACAGTGTCATTGTCGCAAAACTGCCACCTATAGAGTTGCTTGACACTAACTTTATAGATGAGGCTAAGTCGCGCTCATTTTTCGAGAAAGGAAACTGGTCTGCTGCTGACCGGGAGCAACTTTACAACCGTGCTTACAAGAAGATGCTTGCCCGTTGTATGACAGCTGCAAACATCAAGACAGCTGAAGAGAATGCCAGACAGCAGTTCACGCAGTTCCTGAAAGCAATGGGATATAAGAATGTAGAGGTGACGATTACTCCAAGGTAA
- a CDS encoding DUF4230 domain-containing protein encodes MKQIIVVLSLLSLLATACTDKKSTEEPSSEVIDTIPTLVTQVQLCSRLYTTEYQIHKIITHDDKMKVSGSFMKHEFSVNLPLGDRRIAIPMNATLKAYIDMSDFSEKNIQKQGKRLAVTLPDPKIILTSTKIDHKEVKQYVALTRHNFTDAELTSYEAQGRKQIIASIPQMGIIERAQESAARQLVPIFTAMGYNEADITISFRKKFTIKDLGQVVEVNKKD; translated from the coding sequence ATGAAACAGATAATCGTCGTTTTATCGCTTCTTTCATTGCTGGCAACAGCCTGTACAGACAAGAAAAGCACTGAAGAACCATCTTCGGAAGTCATTGATACGATTCCGACATTGGTGACGCAGGTGCAGCTATGCTCCCGTCTTTACACCACAGAATATCAAATTCACAAGATTATCACACACGATGACAAGATGAAAGTGTCCGGCTCGTTCATGAAACATGAATTCAGCGTGAACCTGCCGTTGGGTGACCGGCGCATTGCAATTCCAATGAATGCTACCTTGAAGGCATATATTGATATGTCTGATTTCAGCGAGAAGAACATTCAAAAACAAGGAAAAAGACTTGCCGTCACTCTACCCGACCCTAAAATCATACTTACATCTACGAAGATTGACCATAAAGAGGTGAAGCAATATGTGGCACTGACAAGACATAACTTTACGGATGCCGAGCTGACAAGTTATGAAGCACAGGGCAGGAAACAGATAATAGCTTCGATCCCACAGATGGGAATTATCGAACGGGCACAAGAAAGTGCTGCCCGGCAACTTGTCCCAATCTTTACAGCTATGGGATACAACGAAGCAGACATAACAATATCCTTTCGTAAGAAGTTTACAATTAAGGATTTAGGACAGGTGGTTGAAGTAAACAAAAAGGATTGA
- a CDS encoding L-serine ammonia-lyase, giving the protein MESLREIFRIGKGPSSSHTMGPQRAAIIFAERHPEAARFDVTLFGSLAATGKGHMTDKAIIDVLKQVAPVEIKWEPDVFLPYHPNGMMFQAYSGSQELVDEWTVYSVGGGALSEGKAKDDFFHQPTVYDMHTLRDIQSWCEHHGRGYWEYVKQCEDDDFWDYLREVWHTMQAAVERGLDSEGALPGPLNLARKAPTYYIKARGYKPSLQSRGMVYSYALAVSEENASGGTIVTAPTCGACGVMPAVLYHLSKGHEFSETKILHALATAGLFGNIVKYNASISGAEVGCQGEVGVACAMASAASCQLFGGSPSQIEYAAEMGLEHHLGMTCDPVCGLVQIPCIERNAFAACRALDAQLYASFSDGSHRVSFDRVVEVMKQTGHDIPSLYKETSAGGLAKDYQM; this is encoded by the coding sequence ATGGAATCATTAAGAGAGATATTTAGAATCGGCAAAGGTCCATCGAGCAGTCATACGATGGGACCACAGCGTGCAGCTATCATCTTTGCTGAACGTCATCCAGAGGCAGCACGGTTTGATGTTACACTGTTTGGCAGTCTGGCTGCAACAGGCAAGGGACACATGACAGACAAAGCCATCATAGACGTTTTGAAACAGGTAGCACCAGTAGAAATTAAATGGGAACCAGATGTTTTTCTGCCTTACCATCCCAATGGTATGATGTTTCAAGCCTATAGCGGCAGCCAGGAACTGGTAGACGAATGGACTGTCTATAGTGTTGGCGGCGGTGCCCTGTCAGAAGGGAAGGCTAAAGATGATTTTTTTCATCAGCCCACAGTCTACGACATGCACACGCTCAGGGACATCCAGTCTTGGTGTGAACACCATGGACGGGGCTACTGGGAATATGTGAAACAGTGTGAGGATGATGACTTTTGGGATTATCTCCGTGAGGTATGGCATACTATGCAAGCTGCTGTAGAGCGTGGTCTTGACAGTGAGGGAGCATTGCCCGGTCCGTTGAATCTGGCACGAAAAGCTCCCACCTATTATATTAAGGCACGTGGATATAAGCCTTCGTTGCAGAGTCGTGGAATGGTTTATTCATATGCCTTGGCGGTCAGTGAGGAGAATGCGTCGGGTGGTACGATAGTCACTGCACCTACATGTGGTGCCTGTGGCGTTATGCCTGCTGTTCTCTATCATCTGTCAAAAGGACACGAATTCTCTGAAACAAAGATATTGCATGCACTTGCAACGGCTGGTCTCTTTGGCAACATCGTGAAGTACAACGCATCTATCTCTGGCGCAGAGGTAGGCTGCCAGGGAGAGGTTGGCGTGGCTTGTGCAATGGCATCAGCCGCTTCCTGCCAGCTGTTTGGCGGCAGTCCTTCCCAGATTGAATATGCTGCAGAGATGGGACTGGAGCACCACTTGGGCATGACCTGTGACCCTGTCTGCGGTTTGGTACAGATTCCCTGTATTGAGCGCAATGCCTTTGCAGCCTGCCGTGCTTTGGATGCTCAGCTTTATGCGTCGTTCAGTGATGGCAGTCACCGTGTTTCATTCGACCGTGTTGTCGAGGTGATGAAACAGACGGGACACGACATTCCGTCGCTCTATAAGGAGACAAGTGCGGGTGGACTGGCAAAAGATTACCAAATGTAA
- a CDS encoding XAC2610-related protein yields MLILCLALLGWIYSAFGQATFKIDGFSKQYYGKVYFSDTTEITSEGWVEVYDRVTEKKLIHVDADELSFNLHDGELKADIAEIPYGEHSVLLYKDYNFDGKKDFAIMDGFNSCYHGPSFQIYLASKNGFVYSDSFTRLAQDYCGMFSVDHENEIISTMVKSGCCWHQFSNYIVKNNEPKLISSYTVDGQNDPIYIERTKEWDGKKMVETVSTSIELESENIKEYFKFHVDKVNKDIILYYNINDRMLYYAITNDKGNVELYYPVDSPYKSPDFRYDKTNGKVSFKNKDAYYTIYDKAGNIGIDITFKGKTHHWKGNSKSRRGSIGKLLKAKLDNVVYR; encoded by the coding sequence ATGCTTATACTTTGCCTTGCATTATTAGGCTGGATATATTCTGCCTTTGGTCAGGCTACATTTAAGATTGATGGCTTCTCCAAACAATATTATGGTAAGGTTTATTTCTCTGATACAACAGAAATAACTTCTGAAGGCTGGGTCGAAGTGTATGACCGAGTCACAGAAAAGAAACTTATCCATGTCGATGCCGATGAACTGTCGTTCAACCTTCATGATGGAGAGTTAAAGGCAGACATAGCAGAGATTCCTTATGGAGAACACAGTGTGTTACTCTATAAAGACTATAATTTTGACGGCAAGAAAGACTTTGCGATTATGGATGGATTCAATAGCTGCTATCATGGACCCTCCTTTCAGATCTATCTGGCTTCAAAGAATGGCTTTGTATATAGTGATAGTTTCACGAGGTTAGCTCAAGATTATTGTGGGATGTTTAGTGTCGACCATGAAAACGAAATAATATCTACAATGGTGAAAAGCGGTTGCTGTTGGCACCAGTTCTCCAACTATATTGTAAAGAATAATGAGCCAAAACTTATAAGTTCATACACTGTTGACGGCCAGAATGACCCTATCTATATTGAAAGAACTAAAGAATGGGATGGCAAAAAGATGGTTGAGACGGTTTCAACTTCCATTGAACTTGAAAGTGAAAATATCAAAGAGTATTTCAAGTTTCATGTGGATAAAGTAAACAAAGACATTATACTTTACTACAATATCAATGACCGTATGCTCTATTATGCTATTACAAATGATAAAGGTAATGTGGAATTATACTACCCTGTCGATTCTCCTTACAAGTCACCCGACTTCAGATACGATAAGACAAACGGTAAAGTGAGCTTCAAGAACAAGGATGCGTACTATACCATTTACGATAAAGCAGGCAATATTGGCATTGACATTACTTTCAAGGGAAAAACGCATCACTGGAAAGGTAATTCCAAAAGTCGCCGGGGGAGTATAGGAAAGCTGTTAAAGGCTAAACTTGACAATGTCGTATATCGCTAA
- the hisS gene encoding histidine--tRNA ligase — MANKPSIPKGTRDFGPEEMAKRNYIFDTIKRVYALYGFQQIETPAMETLQTLMGKYGEEGDKLLFKILNSGDYLKSVSDDELKERNTLKMQTKLCEKGLRYDLTVPFARYVVMHREELQLPFKRYQIQPVWRADRPQKGRYREFYQCDADVVGSDSLLNEVELMQIIDTIFTEFGIRVQIKINNRKILTGIAEVIGEKDKIVDITVAIDKLDKIGLDNVNEELRGNGISDEAIEKLQPIIKLEGTNEEKLDVIAEVLKESETGLKGVEETRFILDTLKNSGLKNEIQLDLTLARGLNYYTGAIFEVKALDVQIGSITGGGRYDNLTGIFGMPGISGVGISFGADRIYDVLNTLDLYPKESVQGTQLLFINFGEKETAYCLPIVAAARKAGIRTEIFPDKAKMKKQMSYANAKNIGFVALAGETEMQEGKITLKNMSTGEQELVSPEEMINRI; from the coding sequence ATGGCAAACAAACCTTCCATTCCAAAGGGAACACGTGACTTCGGTCCTGAGGAGATGGCAAAAAGAAATTACATATTCGATACTATCAAACGTGTCTATGCGCTCTATGGTTTTCAGCAGATTGAAACCCCTGCGATGGAAACTTTGCAGACGCTCATGGGCAAGTATGGTGAAGAAGGTGACAAACTTCTCTTCAAAATCTTGAACTCGGGAGATTACCTGAAGTCTGTCAGCGATGACGAACTCAAGGAGCGTAATACGCTCAAAATGCAGACTAAACTCTGTGAAAAGGGCTTGCGTTACGACCTTACTGTGCCCTTTGCCCGCTATGTGGTGATGCACCGTGAGGAGTTGCAGTTACCTTTCAAACGTTATCAGATCCAGCCAGTATGGCGTGCTGACCGTCCACAGAAGGGGCGTTATCGTGAGTTTTATCAGTGTGATGCCGACGTGGTTGGTTCGGACTCATTACTGAATGAGGTAGAACTGATGCAGATAATTGATACCATCTTCACCGAGTTTGGTATACGTGTACAGATAAAGATTAACAACAGAAAGATTCTCACAGGTATTGCAGAGGTGATTGGCGAGAAGGATAAGATTGTTGACATCACCGTTGCTATTGACAAACTTGACAAGATAGGGCTTGACAATGTAAACGAAGAGTTACGTGGAAACGGTATCTCTGATGAAGCAATAGAAAAGTTACAGCCAATCATTAAGTTAGAAGGAACCAATGAAGAAAAACTTGATGTTATTGCAGAGGTTCTGAAGGAGAGTGAAACAGGGCTGAAGGGTGTTGAAGAAACCCGTTTTATCCTTGATACATTGAAGAACTCAGGACTGAAGAATGAGATACAACTTGACCTTACCTTGGCACGTGGACTGAACTATTACACTGGTGCCATCTTTGAGGTTAAGGCACTTGATGTACAGATTGGCTCAATTACTGGTGGTGGACGCTATGACAATCTCACCGGTATCTTTGGCATGCCGGGTATCTCCGGTGTTGGTATCAGCTTCGGTGCTGACCGTATCTATGATGTCCTTAACACTCTCGACCTCTATCCAAAAGAGAGCGTACAGGGTACACAGCTTCTCTTCATCAACTTTGGTGAGAAGGAAACAGCCTACTGTCTGCCAATAGTTGCAGCCGCACGAAAGGCTGGCATCCGTACAGAAATCTTCCCTGACAAGGCGAAGATGAAGAAGCAGATGAGCTATGCCAACGCAAAAAACATAGGTTTCGTTGCTCTTGCAGGCGAAACAGAAATGCAGGAAGGCAAGATTACACTGAAGAATATGTCTACTGGTGAACAAGAACTTGTTTCACCAGAGGAAATGATAAATAGAATTTAG
- a CDS encoding adenylosuccinate synthase: MNTGKVDVLLGLQWGDEGKGKVVDVLTPRYDVVARFQGGPNAGHTLEFEGQKYVLRSIPSGIFQGGKVNIIGNGVVLAPDLFMGEAKDLEKSGHPLKERLHISKKAHLIMPTHRILDRAYEAAKGKDKVGTTGKGIGPTYTDKISRNGLRVGDILCDFDRKYAAHKERHMKMLEALGWTDFECFDETEKLWLEGIEYMKEFKFVDSEHEINRLLRDSKSILCEGAQGTMLDVDFGSYPFVTSSNTVCAGACTGLGIGPNKVGNVYGIMKAYCTRVGAGPFPTELFDETGKNIRDLGHEYGAVTGRERRCGWIDLVQLRYSVMINGVTELIMMKSDVLDSFETIKACVAYELPDGTETKEFPYEIDNVKPIYKEFRGWRKDMTKCKSQDEFPQEFRDYVAFLEDYLNTRIGIISVGPDREQTIVL, from the coding sequence ATGAACACAGGTAAAGTAGACGTCCTGTTGGGTCTCCAATGGGGTGATGAAGGTAAAGGAAAGGTCGTAGACGTGCTTACACCACGCTACGACGTAGTAGCTCGTTTCCAAGGAGGTCCTAATGCCGGGCACACACTGGAGTTCGAAGGGCAGAAGTACGTCCTGCGTTCCATACCGTCCGGTATCTTCCAGGGTGGCAAGGTAAACATCATTGGCAATGGAGTTGTTCTGGCTCCAGATCTCTTTATGGGTGAGGCAAAAGACCTTGAGAAGAGCGGACATCCGCTGAAGGAGCGTCTGCATATCTCAAAGAAGGCACATCTTATCATGCCTACACATCGTATTCTTGACCGTGCCTACGAGGCTGCAAAGGGCAAGGATAAGGTGGGAACGACCGGCAAGGGCATTGGTCCTACCTATACCGACAAAATCAGCCGTAATGGTTTGCGTGTCGGCGACATCCTCTGTGACTTCGATCGCAAGTATGCTGCCCACAAGGAGCGACACATGAAGATGCTCGAAGCACTTGGGTGGACTGACTTTGAATGCTTTGATGAAACGGAAAAGCTCTGGCTGGAAGGTATTGAATACATGAAGGAGTTTAAATTTGTTGACTCCGAACATGAAATAAACCGCCTGCTTCGTGACAGCAAGAGCATCCTTTGCGAAGGTGCACAGGGAACGATGTTGGATGTAGATTTTGGCTCTTATCCTTTCGTCACTTCATCTAATACAGTATGTGCCGGTGCTTGTACAGGACTTGGAATTGGTCCTAACAAAGTGGGTAATGTCTACGGTATCATGAAAGCCTACTGTACCCGTGTGGGTGCTGGTCCATTCCCTACGGAACTTTTTGATGAGACTGGGAAAAACATCCGTGACCTCGGTCATGAATATGGAGCCGTGACAGGACGTGAACGTCGCTGCGGCTGGATTGACCTTGTTCAGCTTCGTTATTCAGTAATGATAAATGGTGTGACTGAACTTATCATGATGAAGAGTGATGTTCTTGACAGCTTCGAGACCATCAAGGCGTGTGTTGCATACGAGTTGCCAGACGGAACCGAGACAAAGGAGTTCCCTTACGAGATTGATAACGTCAAGCCAATCTACAAGGAGTTCCGTGGCTGGAGGAAAGATATGACGAAATGTAAGTCACAGGATGAGTTTCCGCAGGAGTTCCGTGACTATGTTGCTTTCCTCGAGGATTATCTTAACACTCGCATCGGTATCATTTCAGTCGGTCCTGACCGTGAGCAGACGATTGTTTTATAA